One region of Streptomyces leeuwenhoekii genomic DNA includes:
- the rpmB gene encoding 50S ribosomal protein L28 encodes MAANCDVCGKGPGFGNNISHSHRRTSRRWNPNIQRVRTVVGGTPKRVNACTSCIKAGKVSR; translated from the coding sequence GTGGCTGCCAACTGCGACGTCTGCGGCAAGGGGCCGGGCTTCGGCAACAACATCTCGCACTCGCACCGCCGTACGTCCCGTCGCTGGAACCCGAACATCCAGCGTGTGCGTACCGTGGTCGGCGGGACGCCGAAGCGCGTGAACGCTTGCACCTCGTGCATCAAGGCCGGCAAGGTCTCGCGCTGA
- a CDS encoding AfsR/SARP family transcriptional regulator, with amino-acid sequence MRFGILGPLEARADDGTALDPGGPRPRALLTLLLLGAGRAVPAERLIDGLYGARPPAGAANALQSQVSRLRRRLAPHTVIDGTPAGYRIRVPPESVDAHLFERMYGEGRAALAAADPARAAARLREALALWRGPALAALPGTHPEVTRLTELRLAAVQDRIEADLALGGGPELLPELRALLSAHPLSERLYGQLMRALDAGGRPAEALTVYEEARRTLAAELGADPSPELSALHGELLRGRTAAPRRARLPAQLTSFVGRDEELTRLTDLFRRARLVTLTGTGGTGKTRLAIKAAAGRPDVCFVELAPLTDGTQIPYAVLAALGVRDGFRGPSGDAVERLLSALEDRAPLLVLDNCEHLVEEAARLTALLLGACPGVRMLATSREALGITGEVLVPVAPLPPGPAVRLLVERARAVRPDFEGHARVADICAALDGLPLAIELAAARLRTLSPDELADRLDDRFRLLARGDRSKAPRHRTLRAVVEWSWDLLDDAERELARRLTVFSGGATLEAVEAVCGVPRPEELLASLTEKSFLEYGEHFPEDGKFPGGTGRSEGRYRMLETIRAFAAESLTGADALHDAHATYFAALARRAEPHLRTGGQLPWLARLTAEHADLGTALRRLTRTDPGGALRLMADLTWFRRLRGLHGEQLPQARALLAAIGDEVPEEMTEEYVVCALNTVTGRGDDPSVSEAEGERVARVAAVMEALDRPLRLPHTVVLWSLACGPVLVTDERVRRQVGRDPWGLALLGLGLAYQDMFAGRAADAEAAFARALAGFRATGDRWGMANCLDPLAGFADRRGQHARALELLDEGLAYVRELQAPEETADLLRSRAAVLLHQGHTGEAVSHFTRAAGLARTAGIPDKVASARRGLGDAARLSGDTARARAHYEDALRMCTATWFSTAETARILVGLARTAVAEGDLHTARDRLGRARGLALGSPDALALAEVADALAAVAHAPLRAAELLGAAAGLRGATTLGDPDVVRTERDVRARLAPEAYQRAFARGRALRSRAVGGRAGTDTGRRATTGEACGTVSDR; translated from the coding sequence ATGCGCTTCGGCATCCTGGGTCCCCTCGAGGCACGCGCCGACGACGGCACCGCCCTCGACCCCGGCGGCCCGCGTCCCCGCGCCCTGCTGACCCTGCTCCTCCTCGGCGCCGGGCGTGCCGTCCCCGCGGAGCGGCTCATCGACGGGCTGTACGGTGCCCGGCCACCCGCCGGGGCCGCCAACGCCCTCCAGTCGCAGGTCTCCCGTCTCCGACGGCGGCTCGCCCCGCACACGGTGATCGACGGCACTCCCGCCGGTTACCGCATCCGCGTCCCGCCCGAGTCCGTCGACGCCCACCTCTTCGAGCGCATGTACGGCGAGGGCCGCGCCGCCCTCGCCGCCGCCGACCCCGCCCGGGCCGCCGCCCGGCTCCGTGAGGCGCTCGCCCTGTGGCGCGGCCCGGCCCTGGCCGCCCTGCCGGGCACGCACCCCGAGGTGACCCGGCTCACCGAGCTGCGGCTGGCCGCCGTACAGGACCGGATCGAGGCGGACCTGGCACTCGGCGGCGGCCCGGAGCTCCTGCCGGAGCTGCGCGCGCTGCTGTCCGCGCACCCGCTGAGCGAACGGCTGTACGGGCAGTTGATGCGGGCGCTGGACGCGGGCGGGCGCCCCGCCGAGGCGCTCACGGTGTACGAGGAGGCGCGGCGCACGCTCGCCGCCGAGCTCGGCGCCGACCCCTCCCCCGAGCTGTCCGCGCTCCACGGGGAACTGCTCCGGGGGCGAACCGCCGCCCCGCGCCGCGCCCGGCTCCCCGCCCAGTTGACGTCCTTCGTCGGCCGGGACGAGGAGCTCACCAGGCTCACCGACCTGTTCCGGCGGGCCCGGCTGGTCACGCTCACCGGCACGGGCGGCACGGGCAAGACCCGGCTGGCGATCAAGGCGGCGGCCGGCCGCCCGGACGTCTGCTTCGTCGAGCTGGCCCCGCTCACCGACGGCACGCAGATCCCGTACGCCGTCCTCGCCGCCCTCGGCGTACGCGACGGTTTCCGGGGCCCCTCGGGTGACGCCGTGGAGCGGCTGCTGTCGGCGTTGGAGGACCGCGCACCGCTGCTCGTACTGGACAACTGCGAGCACCTCGTCGAGGAGGCGGCCCGGCTCACCGCGCTGCTCCTCGGGGCCTGCCCCGGGGTGCGGATGCTGGCGACCAGCCGCGAGGCGCTCGGCATCACCGGCGAGGTCCTGGTGCCCGTGGCGCCGCTGCCGCCGGGGCCCGCCGTCCGGCTCCTCGTCGAGCGCGCCCGCGCGGTACGCCCGGACTTCGAGGGACACGCGCGCGTGGCGGACATCTGCGCGGCCCTGGACGGGCTGCCGCTGGCCATCGAACTCGCCGCGGCCCGCCTGCGTACCCTGTCCCCCGACGAACTGGCCGACCGCCTGGACGACCGATTCCGTCTCCTCGCCCGCGGCGACCGCTCCAAGGCGCCCCGCCACCGCACCCTGCGCGCGGTCGTGGAGTGGAGCTGGGACCTGCTGGACGACGCGGAGCGGGAGCTGGCCCGGCGGCTGACCGTCTTCTCCGGCGGGGCCACTCTGGAGGCGGTGGAGGCGGTGTGCGGCGTGCCGCGTCCGGAGGAGCTGCTGGCCTCGCTGACCGAGAAGTCCTTCCTGGAGTACGGGGAGCACTTCCCGGAAGACGGGAAGTTCCCGGGAGGCACGGGAAGGTCCGAGGGGCGCTACCGGATGCTGGAGACGATCCGCGCGTTCGCCGCCGAGAGTCTGACCGGTGCGGACGCGCTGCACGACGCCCACGCCACGTACTTCGCCGCCCTCGCCCGCCGGGCCGAGCCGCATCTGCGCACCGGTGGCCAGCTTCCGTGGCTGGCCCGGCTGACCGCCGAGCACGCCGATCTGGGGACGGCCCTGCGCCGGCTCACGCGCACGGACCCCGGCGGTGCGCTGCGCCTCATGGCCGACCTGACCTGGTTCCGCCGGCTGCGCGGACTCCACGGCGAGCAACTGCCTCAGGCCCGCGCCCTGCTGGCGGCGATCGGCGACGAGGTGCCCGAGGAGATGACCGAGGAGTACGTCGTGTGCGCGCTCAACACCGTCACGGGGCGCGGCGACGACCCGTCGGTCAGTGAGGCGGAGGGCGAGCGCGTCGCGCGCGTGGCGGCCGTGATGGAGGCGCTGGACCGGCCGTTGCGGCTGCCGCACACGGTGGTCCTGTGGTCCCTCGCCTGCGGTCCGGTGCTCGTGACCGACGAGCGGGTCCGTCGCCAGGTGGGACGGGACCCCTGGGGGCTGGCACTGCTCGGCCTGGGACTCGCCTACCAGGACATGTTCGCCGGCCGCGCCGCCGACGCGGAGGCCGCCTTCGCCCGCGCCCTGGCCGGGTTCCGGGCCACCGGGGACCGCTGGGGCATGGCCAACTGCCTCGACCCGCTGGCCGGCTTCGCCGACCGGCGCGGACAGCACGCGCGCGCCCTGGAACTGCTCGACGAGGGCCTGGCGTACGTGCGGGAGCTGCAGGCGCCGGAGGAGACGGCCGACCTGCTGCGCTCCCGCGCGGCCGTGCTGCTGCACCAAGGGCACACCGGGGAGGCCGTCTCCCACTTCACGCGCGCCGCCGGCCTCGCCCGTACGGCCGGAATCCCCGACAAGGTGGCCAGTGCCCGGCGCGGGCTCGGGGACGCGGCGCGGCTGTCCGGTGACACGGCACGCGCGCGGGCGCACTACGAGGACGCCCTGCGGATGTGCACCGCGACCTGGTTCAGCACCGCCGAGACGGCCCGGATCCTGGTCGGGCTGGCCCGCACGGCGGTTGCGGAAGGAGACCTGCACACGGCCCGCGACCGGCTCGGCCGGGCCCGCGGCCTCGCCCTGGGGTCCCCCGACGCCCTGGCCCTGGCGGAGGTCGCCGACGCCCTGGCCGCCGTCGCGCACGCTCCGCTGCGGGCCGCCGAACTCCTCGGCGCGGCGGCCGGACTGCGGGGCGCCACGACCCTCGGCGACCCCGACGTCGTCCGCACCGAGCGGGACGTACGCGCCCGGCTCGCCCCGGAGGCGTACCAGCGGGCCTTCGCGCGGGGCCGCGCCCTGCGCTCGCGGGCGGTGGGCGGACGGGCGGGGACGGACACCGGGCGGCGGGCGACGACCGGCGAAGCGTGCGGCACGGTCAGCGACCGGTAG
- a CDS encoding FAD-dependent monooxygenase: protein MTDTTRTTRTPRAHRLGHLSVLVSGAGVAGPALALNLARHGARVTVVEKAPALREGGFAVDFRGHVHRTVLTSMGLWEEIHAHRTRMGRQTVVDADGTPRLDLPAQLMSGDVEITRGDLARIMYERTKDSAEYVFGDSVATLTEVPEGVDVTFEHGAPRRFDLVVGADGLHSHTRRLVFGDESRFLRFLGHYVAGFTVPNHLGLHGTGRLYSEPGRCVALSNCDGDPDLAGALLVFRSEPLSYDRRDVAAQKRMLAERFAGMGWETPAVLDALEGAGDLYFDAIAQIHADRLAQGRVALLGDAGYGATMGGMGTGVAIVGAHVLAGELALAGGDHRVAFARYERRIGGFARGCQKISGNVGPFFAPPTERRIRGRDRMYRLLASRPMAGSFKRLTEKAATAIKLPDYPA, encoded by the coding sequence ATGACCGACACGACCCGCACGACCCGCACACCGCGCGCCCACCGCCTGGGCCACCTCTCCGTCCTCGTCTCCGGCGCCGGTGTCGCCGGCCCCGCCCTCGCCCTGAACCTGGCCCGGCACGGGGCCCGCGTCACCGTCGTCGAGAAGGCGCCCGCCCTGCGCGAGGGCGGCTTCGCCGTCGACTTCCGGGGCCATGTGCACCGCACGGTCCTGACCTCGATGGGCCTGTGGGAGGAGATCCACGCCCACCGCACCCGCATGGGCCGGCAGACGGTCGTGGACGCCGACGGCACCCCGCGTCTGGACCTGCCCGCGCAGCTGATGAGCGGCGACGTGGAGATCACCCGCGGCGACCTGGCGCGGATCATGTACGAGCGCACCAAGGATTCGGCCGAGTACGTCTTCGGCGACTCGGTCGCGACCCTGACCGAGGTCCCGGAAGGGGTGGACGTCACCTTCGAGCACGGGGCGCCCCGCCGCTTCGACCTGGTGGTCGGCGCCGACGGCCTGCACTCGCACACCCGGCGCCTGGTCTTCGGCGACGAGTCCCGCTTCCTGCGCTTCCTCGGCCACTACGTGGCGGGCTTCACCGTCCCCAACCACCTGGGCCTGCACGGCACCGGCCGCCTCTACAGCGAGCCCGGCCGGTGCGTGGCCCTGAGCAACTGCGACGGCGACCCCGACCTCGCCGGTGCCCTGCTGGTCTTCCGGTCCGAGCCGCTGTCCTACGACCGCCGGGACGTCGCCGCGCAGAAGCGGATGCTCGCCGAGCGGTTCGCGGGCATGGGCTGGGAGACACCGGCCGTCCTCGACGCCCTCGAAGGGGCCGGCGACCTGTACTTCGACGCGATCGCCCAGATCCACGCCGACCGCCTCGCCCAGGGCCGGGTGGCGCTGCTCGGCGACGCCGGGTACGGCGCCACGATGGGCGGCATGGGCACCGGCGTGGCGATCGTCGGAGCCCATGTCCTGGCCGGGGAGCTGGCCCTGGCGGGCGGCGACCACCGGGTGGCCTTCGCCCGTTACGAGCGGCGGATCGGCGGCTTCGCCCGGGGCTGCCAGAAGATCTCCGGCAACGTCGGCCCGTTCTTCGCCCCGCCGACCGAGCGGCGCATCCGCGGCCGCGACCGCATGTACCGCCTGCTCGCCTCCCGCCCGATGGCCGGCTCCTTCAAACGGCTCACGGAGAAGGCGGCCACCGCCATCAAGCTGCCGGACTACCCGGCCTGA
- the thiD gene encoding bifunctional hydroxymethylpyrimidine kinase/phosphomethylpyrimidine kinase: MSALPRVLTVAGSDSGGGAGIQADLKTMLALGVHGMSVITAVTAQNSLGVQGAWELPVEAVREQYRSVVGDIGVQAVKTGMLASAELVETVAELIAGTDAPAVVDPVGVSKHGDALLAVSALDSVRTKLLPVATVATPNLDEVAQLTGVRVESEPDLRRAAAAVLEYGPRWALIKGGHLPGEAVDLLTDGSEEHWLRAPRHDNRHTHGTGCTLASAIASELAKGRSVPEAVTAAKQYVTGAIAAGFPLGGGIGPVDHGWMFRPGSPAA, encoded by the coding sequence ATGAGCGCGTTGCCGAGGGTGCTGACGGTCGCGGGGTCCGACTCCGGCGGCGGCGCCGGCATCCAGGCCGACCTGAAGACGATGCTCGCGCTCGGCGTGCACGGCATGAGCGTGATCACCGCGGTGACCGCCCAGAACTCCCTCGGCGTGCAGGGCGCCTGGGAGCTGCCCGTGGAGGCGGTGCGGGAGCAGTACCGCAGCGTCGTCGGCGACATCGGCGTCCAGGCCGTCAAGACGGGCATGCTCGCCTCGGCGGAACTGGTCGAGACGGTCGCCGAGTTGATCGCCGGCACGGACGCGCCCGCGGTCGTCGACCCGGTCGGCGTCTCCAAGCACGGCGACGCGCTGCTGGCCGTCTCCGCGCTGGACTCCGTACGCACCAAGCTGCTGCCGGTGGCCACCGTCGCCACCCCCAACCTGGACGAGGTCGCGCAACTGACCGGCGTGCGGGTCGAGTCCGAGCCGGACCTGCGCCGGGCCGCCGCGGCCGTACTGGAGTACGGGCCGCGCTGGGCGCTGATCAAGGGCGGTCACCTGCCCGGGGAGGCCGTCGACCTGCTCACCGACGGCTCCGAGGAGCACTGGCTGCGGGCCCCCCGTCACGACAACCGGCACACCCACGGCACGGGCTGCACCCTCGCCTCGGCGATCGCCTCCGAGCTGGCCAAGGGGCGGAGCGTACCGGAGGCGGTGACGGCGGCCAAGCAGTACGTCACGGGGGCGATCGCCGCGGGGTTCCCCCTCGGCGGGGGCATCGGGCCGGTGGACCACGGATGGATGTTCAGGCCGGGTAGTCCGGCAGCTTGA
- a CDS encoding thiamine-phosphate kinase — protein sequence MKGTVGELGEFGLIRELTSRLTTTPAVRLGPGDDAAVVAAPDRRVVASTDILVEGRHFRRDWSTAYDVGRKAAAQNLADISAMGAVPTALLLGLVVPAELPVTWTTELMDGLRDECQVAGAAVVGGDVVRGDTITVSITALGDLRGQEPVTRGGARPGDLVAVTGWLGWSAAGYAVLSRGFRSPRAFVEAHRRPEPPYHAGPAAAALGATAMCDVSDGLIADLGHIAEASNVRIDIRSGQIDIPTQMNDIGQAVGVDPMQWVLTGGEDHAIVATFRPDVKLPARWKVIGEVLNPSALPQVTVDGAPWTSKGGWDHFGEDIES from the coding sequence ATGAAGGGCACTGTTGGTGAGCTCGGGGAGTTCGGGCTCATCAGGGAGCTCACCTCCCGTCTCACCACGACCCCGGCGGTCCGCCTCGGCCCCGGTGACGACGCCGCGGTGGTCGCCGCGCCCGACCGCAGGGTGGTGGCCAGCACCGACATCCTGGTGGAGGGCCGGCACTTCCGCCGTGACTGGTCCACCGCCTACGACGTGGGCCGCAAGGCGGCGGCGCAGAACCTCGCCGACATCTCCGCCATGGGCGCCGTGCCCACCGCCCTGCTGCTCGGCCTGGTGGTGCCGGCCGAACTGCCGGTGACCTGGACGACCGAGCTGATGGACGGGCTGCGCGACGAGTGCCAGGTCGCCGGTGCCGCCGTCGTGGGCGGTGACGTGGTGCGCGGCGACACCATCACCGTGTCCATCACCGCCCTGGGCGACCTGCGCGGCCAGGAGCCGGTGACCCGGGGCGGCGCGCGGCCCGGCGACCTCGTCGCGGTGACCGGCTGGCTGGGCTGGTCCGCGGCCGGGTACGCGGTGCTCTCCCGCGGTTTCCGCTCGCCGCGCGCCTTCGTGGAGGCCCACCGCCGCCCGGAGCCGCCCTACCACGCGGGCCCGGCCGCCGCCGCGCTCGGCGCCACCGCGATGTGCGACGTCAGCGACGGGCTGATCGCCGACCTCGGGCACATCGCCGAGGCGAGCAACGTGCGCATCGACATCCGCTCCGGGCAGATCGACATCCCCACCCAGATGAACGACATCGGGCAGGCCGTCGGCGTCGACCCGATGCAGTGGGTGCTGACCGGGGGAGAGGACCACGCGATCGTGGCGACCTTCCGGCCGGACGTGAAGCTGCCCGCCCGCTGGAAGGTCATCGGCGAGGTCCTCAACCCCTCGGCGCTGCCCCAGGTGACCGTCGACGGGGCCCCCTGGACCAGCAAGGGCGGCTGGGACCACTTCGGAGAGGACATCGAGTCATGA
- a CDS encoding Lrp/AsnC family transcriptional regulator translates to MVQAYILIQTEVGKASTVAETIGKIPGVIQAEDVTGPYDVIVRAQADTVDDLGRMVVAKVQQVDGITRTLTCPVVHL, encoded by the coding sequence GTGGTACAGGCGTACATCCTGATCCAGACGGAGGTCGGCAAGGCGTCGACCGTCGCCGAGACGATCGGCAAGATCCCTGGGGTGATCCAGGCGGAGGACGTGACCGGGCCGTACGACGTCATCGTCCGCGCCCAGGCCGACACGGTCGACGACCTGGGCCGCATGGTGGTCGCCAAGGTCCAGCAAGTGGACGGCATCACCCGTACTCTGACCTGCCCGGTCGTCCATCTGTAG